A stretch of Amblyraja radiata isolate CabotCenter1 chromosome 34, sAmbRad1.1.pri, whole genome shotgun sequence DNA encodes these proteins:
- the rhcg gene encoding ammonium transporter Rh type C, with amino-acid sequence MKNTGMKWKLPLVCLLWQLAMIILFGVFIRYDDESDAHWIETKRIRNITSDIENDFYFRYPSFQDVHVMIFVGFGFLMTFLKRYGFGSVGFNFLIASFSIQWALLMQGWFQSLDFSDGKIKIGVESLINADFCAASVLIAFGAVLGKVSPMQLMVMSVFEVTLYAVNEYIILNLLGARDAGGSMVIHMFGAYFGLAVTRVLYRPQLDQRKNESVYHSDIFAMIGTLFLWMFWPSFNSAISHHGDGQHRGAINTYASLAASVLTTIAISSLLGKKGKINMVHVQNATLAGGVAMGTAGEMMLTPYGALIVGAISGTISTLGFLYLSPVLEKHLHIQDTCGIHNLHAIPGLIGAIVGAVTAAAATEGVYSREGLIAAFGFEGRFEGRTPSEQGGFQAAALCVTLLISLAGGIIVGFILKLPIWGDPPDENCFEDEVYWEVPEDSLYTVLASNTPPLKPNSNENGEP; translated from the exons ATGAAGAACACCGGGATGAAATGGAAACTGCCGCTGGTCTGCCTCCTGTGGCAACTCGCCATGATTATACTCTTCGGCGTTTTCATCAGATACGATGACGAATCAGACGCGCACTGGATCGAAACCAAGAGAATCCGAAATATCACCAGCGATATAGAGAATGACTTCTACTTCAGGTACCCCA GCTTCCAGGATGTCCACGTGATGATCTTTGTGGGATTTGGCTTCCTGATGACTTTCCTGAAGAGATACGGATTTGGAAGTGTCGGCTTCAACTTCCTGATTGCATCCTTCAGTATCCAGTGGGCTCTGCTGATGCAAGGGTGGTTTCAATCCCTAGATTTCAGCGATGGCAAAATCAAAATCGGCGTGGAAAG TCTGATTAATGCTGACTTCTGTGCTGCATCGGTGCTCATCGCCTTTGGAGCCGTCCTTGGAAAAGTCAGCCCCATGCAGCTGATGGTCATGTCGGTGTTTGAGGTGACCTTATACGCAGTCAACGAGTACATCATACTGAACCTTCTCGGG GCCCGGGACGCGGGAGGCTCGATGGTTATCCACATGTTTGGTGCCTATTTTGGACTGGCAGTCACTCGTGTTCTGTACAGGCCTCAGTTGGATCAACGGAAGAATGAATCAGTCTACCATTCAGACATCTTCGCCATGATTG GCACCCTTTTCCTCTGGATGTTCTGGCCCAGCTTCAATTCCGCCATCTCTCATCACGGAGACGGGCAACACCGGGGCGCCATCAACACCTACGCCTCGCTGGCCGCCAGCGTCCTCACCACCATCGCCATCTCCAGCCTCTTAGGGAAGAAAGGGAAGATCAACATG GTCCACGTGCAGAACGCCACGCTGGCCGGGGGAGTAGCCATGGGCACAGCCGGTGAGATGATGCTGACTCCGTACGGAGCGCTGATTGTCGGAGCCATCTCCGGGACCATCTCTACGCTGGGATTCCTCTACCTGTCG CCGGTCTTGGAGAAACACCTGCACATCCAGGACACGTGCGGCATCCACAACCTGCACGCCATACCAGGGTTGATCGGAGCCATCGTGGGGGCCGTCACAGCAGCGGCCGCCACCGAGGGTGTCTACAGCAGGGAAGG GCTGATCGCTGCTTTTGGTTTTGAGGGTAGATTTGAAGGGCGGACCCCGAGTGAGCAGGGGGGGTTTCAAGCCGCAGCCCTGTGCGTCACGCTTCTCATCAGCCTGGCCGGAGGCATCATTGTGG GTTTTATTCTAAAATTGCCCATCTGGGGCGACCCACCTGACGAAAACTGCTTTGAAGATGAGGTGTACTGGGAG GTTCCAGAAGATTCACTATACACTGTCCTCGCCTCGAACACACCTCCTTTGAAACCGAATAGTAATGAGAACGGTGAACCGTGA